From the uncultured Desulfovibrio sp. genome, one window contains:
- the aprA gene encoding adenylyl-sulfate reductase subunit alpha, with the protein MPMIPVKEATKGVAIAEPEVKEHAVDLLIVGGGMGSCGTAFEAVRWGDKHGLKIMLVDKATLERSGAVAQGLSAINTYLGENDADDYVRMVRTDLMGLVREDLIFDVGRHVDDSVHLFEDWGLPCWIKGEDGHNLNGAAAKAAGKSLRKGDAPVRSGRWQIMINGESYKCIVAEAAKNALGEDRIMERIFIVKLLLDKNTPNRIAGAVGFNLRANEVHIFKANTIMVAAGGAVNVYRPRSTGEGMGRAWYPVWNAGSTYTMCAQVGAEMTMMENRFVPARFKDGYGPVGAWFLLFKAKATNSKGEDYCATNRAMLKPYEDRGYAKGHVIPTCLRNHMMLREMREGRGPIYMDTKTALQNTFATLNEEQQKDLESEAWEDFLDMCVGQANLWACTNTAPEERGSEIMPTEPYLLGSHSGCCGIWVSGPDEAWVPEDYKVRAANGKVYNRMTTVEGLFTCADGVGASGHKFSSGSHAEGRMAGKQMVRWCLDHKDFKPEFAETAEELKKAVYRPFYNFEEGKAASTDPVVNPNYITPKNFMMRLVKCTDEYGGGVSTYYTTSKALLDTGFNLLAMMEEDSFKLAARDLHELLRCWENYHRLWTVRLHMQHISFREESRYPGFYYRADFMGLDDDAWKCFVNSKYNPATGETKIFKKPYYQIIPD; encoded by the coding sequence ATGCCAATGATTCCCGTCAAGGAAGCGACGAAGGGTGTGGCCATTGCCGAGCCTGAAGTTAAGGAACATGCTGTTGACCTGCTGATCGTGGGCGGCGGCATGGGCTCCTGCGGCACCGCTTTTGAAGCAGTGCGCTGGGGCGACAAGCACGGCCTGAAGATCATGCTGGTTGACAAAGCCACCCTCGAGCGCTCCGGCGCCGTGGCCCAGGGTCTTTCCGCCATCAACACCTACCTGGGTGAAAACGACGCCGACGACTACGTCCGCATGGTCCGCACCGACCTTATGGGCCTGGTTCGCGAAGACCTTATCTTCGACGTAGGCCGTCACGTTGACGACTCCGTGCATCTGTTTGAAGATTGGGGCCTTCCCTGCTGGATCAAGGGCGAAGACGGCCACAACCTGAACGGCGCTGCCGCCAAGGCTGCTGGCAAGAGCCTGCGCAAGGGCGATGCCCCTGTGCGTTCCGGCCGCTGGCAGATCATGATCAACGGTGAATCCTACAAGTGCATCGTGGCCGAAGCTGCCAAGAATGCCCTGGGTGAAGACCGCATCATGGAACGTATCTTCATCGTGAAGCTGCTTCTCGATAAGAACACCCCCAACCGCATCGCCGGCGCCGTGGGCTTCAACCTGCGCGCCAACGAAGTGCACATCTTCAAAGCCAACACCATCATGGTGGCCGCTGGCGGTGCCGTTAACGTGTACCGTCCCCGCTCCACCGGTGAAGGCATGGGCCGCGCCTGGTATCCTGTGTGGAACGCCGGTTCGACCTACACCATGTGCGCTCAGGTTGGCGCTGAAATGACCATGATGGAAAACCGCTTCGTGCCCGCCCGCTTCAAGGACGGTTACGGCCCCGTGGGTGCGTGGTTCCTCCTGTTCAAGGCCAAAGCCACCAACTCCAAGGGTGAAGATTATTGCGCCACCAACCGCGCCATGCTGAAGCCTTACGAAGATCGCGGCTACGCCAAGGGCCATGTCATTCCGACCTGCCTGCGTAACCACATGATGCTTCGTGAAATGCGCGAAGGCCGCGGCCCCATCTACATGGACACCAAGACCGCCCTGCAGAACACCTTCGCGACCCTGAACGAAGAACAGCAGAAGGATCTTGAATCCGAAGCTTGGGAAGACTTCCTCGACATGTGCGTTGGCCAGGCCAACCTTTGGGCCTGCACCAACACCGCGCCTGAAGAACGTGGTTCCGAAATCATGCCCACCGAACCCTACCTGCTCGGCTCCCACTCCGGCTGCTGCGGCATCTGGGTTTCCGGTCCCGACGAAGCTTGGGTGCCCGAAGACTACAAAGTGCGCGCTGCCAACGGCAAGGTCTACAACCGCATGACCACCGTTGAAGGCCTCTTCACCTGCGCCGACGGCGTGGGCGCTTCCGGCCACAAGTTCTCCTCCGGTTCGCATGCTGAAGGCCGCATGGCTGGCAAGCAGATGGTTCGCTGGTGCCTTGATCACAAGGACTTCAAGCCTGAGTTCGCTGAAACCGCCGAAGAACTGAAGAAGGCCGTTTACCGTCCCTTCTACAACTTCGAAGAAGGCAAGGCCGCTTCGACCGACCCCGTGGTGAACCCGAACTACATCACGCCCAAGAACTTCATGATGCGTCTCGTGAAGTGCACCGACGAATACGGCGGTGGCGTGAGCACGTACTACACCACCTCCAAGGCGCTGCTTGACACCGGCTTCAACCTGCTCGCCATGATGGAAGAAGACTCCTTCAAGCTGGCCGCTCGTGACCTGCACGAACTGCTGCGCTGCTGGGAAAACTACCATCGTCTGTGGACGGTGCGTCTGCACATGCAGCACATCTCCTTCCGTGAAGAATCCCGCTACCCCGGCTTCTACTACCGTGCGGACTTCATGGGCCTGGACGACGACGCTTGGAAGTGCTTTGTGAACTCGAAGTACAATCCCGCCACCGGCGAGACCAAGATCTTCAAGAAGCCCTACTACCAGATCATCCCCGACTAG
- the aprB gene encoding adenylyl-sulfate reductase subunit beta, with amino-acid sequence MPTFVDPSKCDGCKGGEKTACMYICPNDLMILDSEEMKAYNQEPDACWECYSCVKICPQGAITARPYADFAPMGGTCIPMRSADSIMWTVKFRNGNVKRFKFPIRTTPEGSIKPFEGHPEGANIEDELLFTETALVAPKTALGKKFDVKDANKTFTCMEHGR; translated from the coding sequence ATGCCGACGTTTGTCGATCCGTCCAAGTGCGACGGCTGCAAGGGTGGCGAAAAGACGGCCTGCATGTACATTTGCCCCAATGACCTCATGATTCTTGATTCTGAGGAAATGAAGGCATACAACCAGGAACCCGATGCCTGCTGGGAATGCTATTCCTGCGTGAAAATCTGCCCCCAGGGCGCCATTACGGCCCGTCCCTATGCAGACTTTGCCCCCATGGGCGGGACCTGTATCCCCATGCGTTCGGCTGACTCCATCATGTGGACCGTCAAGTTCCGCAATGGCAACGTGAAACGCTTCAAGTTCCCCATCCGCACTACGCCGGAAGGTTCCATCAAGCCCTTTGAAGGTCATCCCGAAGGCGCCAACATCGAAGATGAACTGCTGTTCACCGAAACTGCCCTGGTCGCTCCCAAGACCGCCCTTGGCAAGAAGTTCGATGTTAAGGACGCTAACAAGACCTTCACCTGCATGGAACACGGCCGCTAG
- a CDS encoding 3-phosphoshikimate 1-carboxyvinyltransferase has protein sequence MTDNSNDSRAPRDAREARGQRASRGPRNGHETGDSRARKPLREVVCEIDRDILRLLLRRNNILVRMRGDKPRLDSTEEKTIRESWEASVSHISRDARLSGHFFSLMQEVEFQPRPASARADGADEGGELGGAATQEPPRTAFNLAPPAKHVRLHMPAPLACRATRAWLMLAAATGQPLHIAPCLMNDPIVDCVKMLIQAGASMTREDEGVSARPAAPLGASDKVIHTGDSAWNFFMLLGHYLGRPSRAKFTGDASLKLADFSSVRHFLPTLGARLVHVVPKSDGLPARLECSGILPDSVKLPADVPAELAEGILLAAPGYERAITLDLGSHPEHRLIIARILPILRAAGADVQVEGAKVRVNPGPLSLPAQPQAGMEPELALFLLALPLALGGEALLGGQWPALPAAEAGWDLLQQLGLDLRFEAGKNGGEVCARAAAPLKQYAKGDLPAGFPAAWAPLPVALAACAALRGDKAVLPALPSGTDRTTVESFLSAVGLDLDENGILCKKEQSGPRTGWNAPDPVWAMALALVACASPHQKLGNPGIMTGLYPPFWALYNTLPEPTVRRSAAPEAPAAAPRRRIITGAVAVPPELKDEDDY, from the coding sequence ATGACCGACAATTCCAACGATTCCCGCGCTCCCCGCGATGCGCGCGAAGCACGGGGCCAACGCGCCTCACGCGGCCCCCGTAATGGGCACGAAACCGGCGATTCGCGCGCCCGCAAGCCGTTGCGCGAAGTAGTTTGCGAGATCGACCGCGACATTTTGCGGCTGCTGCTTCGCCGCAATAATATTCTTGTCCGCATGCGCGGCGACAAACCCCGGCTCGACTCCACGGAAGAAAAAACCATCCGTGAATCTTGGGAAGCCTCAGTTTCCCACATCAGCCGCGATGCGCGCCTTTCGGGCCACTTTTTTTCGCTCATGCAGGAAGTGGAATTTCAGCCCCGTCCCGCCTCCGCACGCGCTGACGGCGCGGATGAGGGCGGCGAACTCGGCGGTGCAGCAACGCAGGAACCGCCGCGCACAGCCTTTAATCTTGCGCCGCCCGCCAAACACGTGCGCCTGCACATGCCTGCCCCCCTGGCCTGCCGGGCCACGCGCGCGTGGCTGATGCTGGCCGCAGCCACGGGCCAGCCCCTGCATATCGCGCCCTGCCTCATGAATGATCCCATTGTTGACTGCGTCAAAATGCTCATTCAGGCAGGCGCCTCGATGACCCGCGAGGATGAAGGCGTTTCTGCCCGCCCGGCTGCTCCGCTTGGCGCGTCTGACAAGGTAATCCACACGGGCGACAGCGCCTGGAACTTCTTCATGCTGCTGGGGCACTATCTTGGCCGCCCCTCGCGCGCAAAGTTTACTGGCGATGCAAGCCTGAAACTGGCTGACTTTTCTTCTGTGCGGCACTTCCTGCCCACCTTGGGAGCGCGCCTCGTGCATGTGGTGCCCAAGAGCGATGGTCTGCCCGCACGCCTTGAGTGCTCCGGCATTCTGCCTGATTCCGTCAAACTGCCTGCCGATGTGCCCGCCGAACTGGCCGAGGGCATCCTGCTGGCGGCTCCCGGCTACGAAAGGGCAATCACCCTTGATCTTGGCTCGCATCCCGAGCACAGGCTCATTATTGCCCGCATACTGCCCATACTGCGCGCAGCTGGTGCAGACGTGCAGGTGGAAGGCGCCAAAGTACGCGTCAATCCTGGCCCGCTCAGCCTGCCTGCCCAGCCTCAGGCTGGCATGGAGCCGGAACTGGCACTCTTTCTTCTGGCCCTGCCCCTGGCTCTGGGCGGCGAAGCCCTGCTTGGCGGCCAGTGGCCCGCCCTGCCCGCAGCTGAAGCTGGCTGGGATCTTTTGCAGCAGCTCGGCCTTGACCTGCGCTTCGAAGCGGGCAAAAATGGCGGCGAAGTCTGCGCACGCGCCGCCGCGCCCCTGAAACAGTATGCAAAGGGTGATCTGCCTGCCGGATTCCCCGCTGCCTGGGCCCCGCTGCCGGTGGCTCTGGCCGCCTGTGCAGCCCTGCGCGGCGACAAGGCCGTTCTGCCCGCCCTGCCCTCTGGCACAGACCGCACAACGGTAGAAAGTTTTCTTTCTGCTGTCGGTCTGGATTTGGATGAAAACGGCATATTGTGCAAAAAAGAACAATCTGGCCCGCGCACGGGCTGGAATGCCCCTGATCCGGTATGGGCAATGGCCCTTGCACTGGTTGCCTGTGCAAGCCCCCACCAGAAGCTGGGCAACCCCGGCATCATGACCGGGCTGTACCCGCCCTTCTGGGCGCTGTACAATACCCTGCCCGAACCGACAGTGCGCCGTTCGGCCGCGCCGGAAGCTCCGGCTGCCGCTCCCAGACGCCGCATTATCACAGGCGCAGTGGCTGTACCGCCGGAACTGAAAGACGAAGACGACTATTAG
- a CDS encoding MbtF, with the protein MRFEILGKARRALFPVLCAAALLPACASKETQEIPDGMAVTVTLREVHRCSRISPEIQVAQTPGSTDYYDVRLVEFTSDGQDLFLGGGEWNNDGSGIIPEGGLTRHYRGPCPPAGQSRNYAFIVSAMNRQNMQPLSVRLFRFTQE; encoded by the coding sequence ATGCGTTTTGAAATTTTAGGCAAAGCCCGGCGTGCGCTCTTCCCGGTGCTGTGCGCGGCAGCCCTGCTGCCCGCTTGCGCCTCCAAGGAGACGCAGGAAATTCCGGACGGCATGGCCGTTACCGTTACCTTGCGCGAAGTTCACCGCTGTTCCCGGATATCGCCTGAAATTCAGGTGGCACAGACCCCCGGCAGCACCGATTACTATGATGTGCGCCTGGTGGAATTTACCAGCGATGGCCAGGATCTGTTCCTTGGCGGTGGCGAGTGGAACAACGACGGCAGCGGCATTATCCCCGAGGGAGGCCTGACGCGCCACTATCGTGGCCCCTGCCCGCCCGCCGGACAGTCCCGAAACTATGCCTTTATTGTTTCGGCCATGAACCGGCAGAACATGCAGCCCCTTTCCGTGAGGCTGTTCCGCTTTACTCAGGAATAA
- a CDS encoding pyridoxal phosphate-dependent aminotransferase produces the protein MSILADSVTGYLEHSSWIRRMFEAGGQLKARFGADNVYDFSLGNPDLPAPPAVVDGLRSFTEHAGEPFAFGYMPNGGFVWAREKLAAHLSKEQGVALTANDVLLGCGAAGVLNAFLRAVINPGEEMLGFAPYFVEYGFYVANHGGTFRAVMSKADTFAPDLAALEEAISPKTRVVLINSPNNPTGVIYSRKDLKALTELLENKSQEYGKPIWLVADEPYRFLAYDGAEVPSVLPLYPYAVVISSFSKNLSLPGERVGFAAVSPLLHEKAELMAALTLTNRILGFVNPPVVGQHIMAAALGSQVDLNVYAARRKAMAEVLKNAGYEFQMPAGAFYFFPKAPGGDDVAFVNRLVEERVLAVPGSGFGCPGYFRLAFCVGEEVIRKAADGFAKARASVK, from the coding sequence ATGTCCATTCTTGCAGACAGCGTTACGGGGTATCTGGAACATTCTTCGTGGATCCGCCGCATGTTCGAGGCCGGAGGCCAGCTCAAGGCCCGTTTTGGCGCGGACAACGTTTATGACTTCAGCCTGGGCAACCCCGACCTGCCAGCACCCCCCGCCGTTGTGGACGGCTTGCGTTCTTTCACCGAACACGCTGGCGAACCTTTTGCCTTTGGGTACATGCCCAATGGCGGCTTTGTCTGGGCGCGGGAAAAACTGGCCGCCCACCTCAGCAAGGAACAGGGCGTGGCGCTCACCGCCAATGATGTACTGTTGGGCTGCGGCGCTGCCGGCGTGCTCAACGCCTTTTTGCGCGCGGTGATCAATCCCGGCGAAGAAATGCTGGGCTTTGCCCCCTACTTTGTGGAATACGGCTTTTATGTAGCCAACCACGGCGGCACCTTCCGCGCTGTCATGAGCAAGGCCGACACCTTTGCACCCGATCTTGCCGCGCTTGAAGAAGCCATCAGCCCCAAAACGCGCGTGGTGCTCATCAACTCGCCCAACAATCCCACCGGCGTGATTTACAGTCGCAAAGACCTCAAGGCGCTGACCGAACTGCTGGAAAACAAGAGTCAGGAATACGGCAAGCCCATCTGGCTGGTGGCCGATGAACCGTACCGCTTCCTTGCCTATGACGGTGCGGAAGTGCCTTCGGTGCTGCCGCTCTATCCTTACGCCGTGGTCATCAGCTCTTTCTCCAAAAATCTTTCGCTGCCTGGCGAACGCGTGGGCTTTGCCGCCGTTTCGCCCCTGTTGCACGAAAAGGCCGAGCTCATGGCCGCCCTCACGCTCACCAACCGAATTCTCGGCTTTGTGAACCCGCCCGTGGTGGGCCAACACATCATGGCCGCCGCCCTGGGCAGCCAGGTTGACCTGAACGTCTACGCCGCCCGCCGCAAGGCCATGGCCGAGGTGCTCAAAAACGCCGGATACGAATTCCAGATGCCCGCAGGCGCGTTCTACTTCTTCCCCAAGGCTCCCGGCGGGGATGATGTGGCCTTTGTGAACAGGCTGGTCGAAGAACGCGTGCTGGCGGTTCCCGGCTCCGGCTTTGGCTGCCCCGGTTACTTCCGCCTGGCATTCTGCGTGGGCGAAGAAGTGATCCGCAAGGCTGCCGACGGCTTTGCCAAGGCCCGCGCCTCCGTAAAATAA
- a CDS encoding rhodanese-like domain-containing protein — protein MTHTHSATPSRGRLYGLMSALACFLLLAAVQVSAKDISVKDAATLLQTPPQGLTIVDVRTPAEFREGHLAGAINMDFFGASFDSQILGLPKDKPVLLYCRTGNRSAGAYDAMEKEGITNILHMNEGITGWQKQGLPLQK, from the coding sequence ATGACGCACACCCACTCCGCAACGCCATCGCGCGGCAGGCTTTATGGCCTGATGTCGGCGCTCGCATGCTTCCTCTTGCTGGCTGCCGTTCAGGTTTCCGCCAAGGATATCAGCGTGAAGGACGCCGCAACCCTGTTGCAGACCCCACCACAGGGGCTGACCATTGTTGACGTGCGCACCCCGGCGGAATTCCGCGAAGGGCATCTTGCAGGCGCAATCAACATGGACTTTTTCGGCGCATCCTTTGATTCGCAGATACTTGGCCTGCCCAAGGACAAGCCGGTGCTGCTCTACTGCCGCACGGGCAACCGCTCTGCCGGAGCCTACGATGCCATGGAAAAAGAAGGGATAACCAATATCCTCCACATGAATGAAGGCATCACGGGCTGGCAGAAACAAGGCCTGCCGCTGCAAAAATAG
- a CDS encoding flagellar hook protein FlgE: MNSSLFIGATGMKTLSSGMNVISNNIANVSTIGYKQQTALFSDVFYAQQGNIGDGWDAQTNSKVALGQVGQGVQLDAVLTRYNQGALESSNTVTDMAISGKGFFQVTDKTGEQYYTRAGDFRPDNQGVWRTPAGMALMGYKYAEDGTKGGLAQVTVDRFAKMPAKATSSVDMRFNVGQSKDTTSDPANPYFSLVGQYNAANDPPLASSSYGYGQSITMYGADGTAHSATIYFDGAPSTGSGSTVEYLIASDADANGGKAQPLMAGTLSFSAKGELTGMSAYTPSTAGSTNLADWNAATLSKDGTPQMNVNGAPVTVNLGITAKSGWQNSPGNAASVGTDPTALASMGNNYTRAADATTNYTSSSPVTRTRTQNGYAEGSLNSISISADGTVVGKFSNSESMNLWQIPVCRFTSEDGLRREGNNLFSATEDSGSMEMGVAGTENYGKINAYNIEHSNVDMSQEMVNMIVNQRGFQSNSKVVTTADQMLQKAMELKRS, encoded by the coding sequence ATGAACTCGTCATTGTTTATCGGCGCCACAGGCATGAAAACGTTGAGTAGCGGCATGAACGTTATCTCAAACAACATCGCCAATGTGAGCACCATCGGGTACAAGCAGCAAACAGCTCTGTTCTCTGACGTTTTTTACGCACAGCAAGGGAACATCGGCGACGGGTGGGATGCGCAAACCAATTCCAAGGTGGCCCTTGGGCAGGTAGGGCAGGGCGTACAGCTGGACGCAGTGCTCACACGGTACAACCAGGGGGCTCTTGAGTCTTCCAATACCGTTACGGATATGGCCATCAGCGGCAAAGGCTTCTTTCAGGTAACGGACAAAACCGGCGAGCAGTATTACACCCGCGCGGGCGACTTCCGCCCCGACAATCAGGGCGTCTGGCGCACGCCTGCCGGCATGGCCCTCATGGGCTACAAATACGCGGAGGACGGCACCAAGGGAGGCCTGGCGCAGGTCACAGTTGACAGATTCGCCAAGATGCCTGCCAAGGCCACCTCGTCTGTTGATATGCGCTTTAATGTGGGGCAGTCCAAAGACACCACCAGTGACCCCGCAAATCCCTATTTCAGCCTCGTCGGCCAGTATAATGCCGCCAATGATCCGCCCCTGGCCAGTTCCAGCTACGGATACGGGCAAAGCATTACCATGTACGGCGCCGATGGCACGGCCCACTCGGCCACCATCTATTTTGACGGCGCACCATCCACAGGCTCCGGAAGCACTGTGGAGTACCTCATTGCCTCGGATGCCGACGCCAATGGCGGCAAGGCCCAGCCCCTGATGGCGGGCACCCTCAGCTTCAGTGCCAAGGGCGAACTCACCGGCATGTCGGCCTACACCCCCAGCACTGCGGGCAGCACAAACCTTGCGGACTGGAACGCGGCCACACTCTCCAAGGACGGCACACCCCAGATGAATGTCAACGGTGCGCCTGTCACTGTGAATCTGGGCATCACCGCCAAGAGCGGCTGGCAAAACAGCCCTGGCAATGCTGCCAGCGTAGGTACCGATCCCACTGCGCTGGCCAGCATGGGCAACAATTACACCCGCGCAGCGGATGCCACTACCAACTATACCTCTTCCTCTCCTGTGACGCGCACAAGAACCCAGAATGGGTACGCCGAAGGGTCACTGAACAGCATCAGCATCAGCGCCGATGGCACGGTGGTGGGCAAGTTTTCCAACAGCGAAAGCATGAATCTCTGGCAGATTCCTGTATGCCGTTTCACCAGTGAAGACGGGCTGCGCCGCGAGGGCAACAACCTATTTTCCGCCACAGAAGATTCCGGCAGCATGGAAATGGGCGTTGCCGGTACGGAAAACTACGGCAAGATAAACGCGTACAACATTGAACATTCCAACGTGGACATGTCCCAGGAAATGGTCAACATGATTGTCAACCAGCGCGGCTTTCAGTCCAACAGCAAGGTTGTGACCACGGCAGATCAGATGCTGCAAAAGGCCATGGAACTCAAACGTTCATAG
- a CDS encoding shikimate dehydrogenase: protein MSAAASSTNGTALYGVTGWPLAQTLSPLLHNTGFRTLGINALYQKWEVPPAKLPAFVESVRLLDIRGCSVTIPHKVGLLPLLDEVSPLARQVGAANTIYWNGDRLCGENTDVAGFMAPLADMPLGGADVLLLGAGGAARAVAAGLASPDNAKRPARIFVATPSDKSHLPLAEEFGLTPLLWRDRHEPSALLVVNTTPLGMRGKAEDDTPYDFSLVAPLSAEGAAKATHIAYDIVYNPLETRFLREARAAGRRCISGLEMFFGQGDAQFRLWTGQGLPPESRRALEAALGQLPR from the coding sequence ATGAGCGCCGCAGCATCCTCCACCAATGGTACCGCTCTCTATGGCGTCACCGGTTGGCCGCTGGCCCAGACACTTTCACCCCTGCTGCACAATACGGGCTTTCGGACACTGGGCATCAACGCACTGTACCAGAAATGGGAAGTACCACCCGCAAAACTGCCCGCCTTTGTGGAAAGTGTACGCCTGCTTGATATTCGCGGTTGCTCTGTGACCATCCCGCATAAGGTTGGTCTTTTGCCCCTGCTGGACGAAGTCAGCCCCCTTGCACGTCAGGTGGGCGCCGCCAATACCATTTACTGGAATGGCGACCGCCTTTGCGGCGAAAACACCGATGTTGCCGGATTCATGGCTCCGCTTGCAGATATGCCTCTTGGCGGGGCGGACGTGCTGCTGCTGGGTGCGGGCGGTGCTGCCCGTGCCGTTGCCGCAGGCCTTGCATCGCCGGACAATGCAAAGCGCCCTGCCAGAATCTTTGTGGCCACGCCTTCCGATAAATCGCACCTGCCGCTGGCCGAAGAATTCGGCCTTACGCCTCTGCTATGGAGAGACCGGCACGAGCCTTCGGCCCTGCTGGTGGTCAACACCACCCCCCTTGGCATGCGCGGCAAGGCGGAAGATGACACCCCCTATGATTTTTCACTGGTTGCGCCACTTTCCGCAGAGGGCGCTGCCAAGGCAACACACATTGCCTACGATATTGTGTACAACCCCCTCGAAACCCGTTTTCTGCGCGAGGCCCGCGCTGCTGGCCGCCGCTGCATATCGGGGCTTGAAATGTTTTTTGGTCAGGGCGATGCGCAGTTCCGTCTCTGGACGGGGCAGGGCCTGCCGCCCGAATCACGCCGCGCCCTTGAGGCCGCCCTGGGGCAACTGCCCCGATAA
- the aroQ gene encoding type II 3-dehydroquinate dehydratase, giving the protein MRILVLHGVNLNMFGKRDPSQYGTATLADIDAALQSLAQELGATVECFQTNHEGLMVERIHQALGEGVDAVVINAGAWTHYSYAIADALAILPVPVVEVHMSNVHAREAFRHHSVLSPVCAGSVCGFGVESYLLGLRAAQSLAAKTANKA; this is encoded by the coding sequence ATGCGAATTCTGGTGCTGCACGGCGTCAATCTGAACATGTTTGGCAAGCGCGACCCCTCACAGTACGGCACGGCCACCCTGGCGGACATTGACGCGGCGCTGCAATCGCTTGCTCAGGAGCTGGGCGCAACCGTGGAATGCTTTCAGACCAACCACGAGGGCCTAATGGTGGAGCGCATCCACCAGGCGCTTGGCGAGGGCGTTGACGCGGTGGTCATCAATGCGGGCGCATGGACGCACTACAGCTATGCCATTGCTGACGCCCTGGCCATTCTGCCTGTGCCTGTGGTGGAGGTTCACATGTCCAATGTTCACGCGCGCGAGGCATTCCGGCACCATTCTGTGCTGTCGCCAGTGTGTGCGGGCAGCGTGTGCGGATTCGGCGTTGAGAGTTATCTTCTTGGCCTGAGAGCCGCGCAATCGCTGGCGGCTAAAACCGCAAACAAAGCGTAG
- a CDS encoding 4Fe-4S dicluster domain-containing protein — protein MNEAINLNRLRDPAFTEEVDAHSGQKVSTCYQCGNCTAGCPAGFVYDMQVNQIMRAVQLGLKDAVLDSRSIWMCLSCSTCSQRCPNNIDVAGVMETLRHMARKEGRVAVPKVEKFWFSFLDTVRAFGRTHEIGTMALYMMRSLRVFTDVDLAPEALKKGKLGLKPHILPGGAGPVTRIFTRYKERAKREGVRP, from the coding sequence ATGAACGAAGCCATTAACCTGAACCGCCTGCGCGACCCTGCCTTTACGGAGGAAGTGGACGCGCACAGCGGGCAAAAAGTGTCCACCTGCTATCAGTGCGGCAATTGTACTGCCGGCTGTCCCGCAGGGTTCGTTTACGACATGCAGGTCAACCAGATCATGCGGGCGGTACAGTTGGGCTTGAAGGACGCGGTACTTGATTCGCGCTCCATCTGGATGTGCCTGTCCTGTTCCACCTGTAGCCAGCGGTGTCCCAACAACATCGACGTGGCCGGAGTCATGGAGACCCTGCGCCACATGGCTCGCAAGGAAGGCCGCGTGGCCGTTCCCAAGGTGGAAAAATTCTGGTTTTCCTTCCTGGATACGGTGCGCGCCTTTGGCCGCACCCACGAAATCGGCACCATGGCGCTCTACATGATGCGCTCGCTCCGCGTGTTTACCGACGTTGACCTCGCGCCCGAAGCCCTCAAAAAGGGCAAGCTGGGGCTCAAGCCCCACATTCTGCCGGGCGGGGCAGGGCCGGTTACCCGTATCTTTACGCGCTACAAGGAACGCGCCAAGCGCGAGGGGGTGCGCCCATGA